Proteins encoded together in one Papaver somniferum cultivar HN1 unplaced genomic scaffold, ASM357369v1 unplaced-scaffold_117, whole genome shotgun sequence window:
- the LOC113329547 gene encoding putative disease resistance RPP13-like protein 1 produces MAIVEGIVANGVTEILKKLIPVIAQEIRLAWGVKDELEKLQKSLQMILAVLADAESRQVKEDAVRVWLIWLKDVAYDADDVMGEFAYETLRRGQRGDRSRHKLLDFVSPSNNPLGFSFKMVKKIKDINGRLDEISKEMNRFGLQAAAVNTSVVRGESSEQRSRQTASFINDSETVGRKDDVIKIVDVLTKANKSSSSDVNYHSSEKVSVISIVGMGGLGKTTLAQLVYKDESVKKYFDQRIWICVSTDFDVEKILMKIMESITLEKFDNLSNYDLLVNRVRENLQGKKFLLVLDDLWSEDIQQWERLKDPLLVGAQGSKILITTRNMQVAHVVKGGIPPYRLEGLQEDKCWCIIEKRAFSPGGAEKTSNMTSIGKEISKKCSGLPLAAKFLGSLMHSKNKESDWLSIRETDVWNAQEGQNEIRPILKLSYDNLSPHLKQCFSYCSIFPKGWVIKRETLIHLWMAEGFLDSCNVGKGRYIEDVADAYFENLVGSSFLDAAEKSLLGNIKTCKMHDLVHDLAKDVAGNQEVASLKVSELNDNTSKIRRLQLILDVDLSATSLKSLSNSEKLRTVFIPEGSKLDPFMLSENNQYLRILHVERGSPIAIGRLEWRSLSVLKHLRYLRLSCLSLREVKNDQSISKLYNLETLVLNIISDVQSPLSNIQSLKKLRYLEVSQTDMVELPDSVTSLSNLQTLDLNNCYLKVIPDSISGLKNLRFLNLSFNRIEELPISIITLSNLETLDVNSCKKLKALPESVKGLSRLRIFVLKNCPLLKELPEDLGTLTQLRYLSLEGTQIRVLPESCVNLNNIEYVNLSECEVPIYVKNWTNLREFSSESGNILGAGDLIFLERLVYSVPKKYTINEAERNVGIEELSNLNFLQELSIYNLENVEDPADAESANLKGKQNLHELFLHWSSNSSQRPAEVFEALQPPTCLRKLNIMNFRGQVFPDWMCVPSGLPNLVLLALFNCAGIKTLPDIGGFPSLIELRIINMFLLEEFRYSCASLQDLTIRDCKSLTEIPSFPSLAKLLLDKVDLKLVCSVGRSQTSLTELQLFNIEDLIYFPVSILENNSNLRNLVFKECNQLKGFGVNENGLLFKNTILGSLQILVLIDCPDLKFLPDFRGWTSLRVLLIFNCPQVKESLTYDLKSLSFLQTLRVDFIQRDEQLGDPSTWEDLINLLDKSYL; encoded by the coding sequence ATGGCAATTGTGGAAGGGATTGTCGCTAATGGTGTAAcagaaatattaaagaaattaattCCTGTTATTGCTCAAGAAATAAGGCTGGCATGGGGTGTCAAAGATGAATTGGAAAAGCTTCAAAAATCTTTGCAGATGATTCTTGCCGTCTTAGCAGATGCAGAAAGTAGGCAGGTGAAGGAAGATGCTGTGAGAGTTTGGTTGATATGGCTCAAAGATGTGGCTTACGATGCTGATGATGTTATGGGCGAGTTCGCTTATGAAACCTTACGTCGGGGTCAAAGAGGGGACCGATCCAGGCATAAATTACTCGATTTCGTTTCGCCTTCCAACAATCCTCTTGGTTTTTCTTTCAAAATGGTTAAGAAAATTAAGGATATTAACGGAAGATTAGATGAAATTAGCAAAGAAATGAACAGGTTTGGCCTGCAAGCTGCAGCAGTTAATACTTCTGTGGTTCGTGGTGAAAGTAGTGAGCAACGGAGCCGGCAAACTGCATCCTTTATAAACGATTCTGAGACTGTGGGAAGGAAGGATGATGTGATTAAAATAGTAGACGTATTAACGAAGGCGAACAAATCATCATCGTCAGATGTGAATTACCATTCTTCAGAGAAGGTTTCAGTAATCTCCATTGTGGGGATGGGTGGGCTTGGGAAGACTACCCTTGCGCAACTCGTTTACAAAGATGAGTCGGTAAAGAAATACTTCGATCAAAGAATATGGATCTGTGTATCTACAGATTTTGATGTCGAAAAAATCTTAATGAAAATTATGGAATCCATCACtcttgagaaatttgataatttatcaAATTACGATCTGTTGGTAAATAGGGTTCGAGAAAATCTCCAGGGGAAGAAGTTTTTGTTAGTATTGGACGATCTGTGGAGCGAGGATATTCAGCAGTGGGAGAGGCTCAAAGATCCTTTGCTCGTTGGTGCTCAAGGGAGTAAAATATTAATCACCACACGTAACATGCAGGTTGCACATGTTGTAAAGGGGGGTATTCCTCCTTACAGATTGGAAGGATTACAAGAAGATAAATGTTGGTGTATCATTGAGAAAAGAGCATTTTCTCCCGGTGGAGCCGAAAAGACATCAAACATGACAAGCATTGGAAAAGAGATATCAAAGAAATGCAGCGGTTTACCCCTTGCAGCAAAATTCCTCGGAAGTCTGATGCACTCGAAGAATAAAGAAAGCGATTGGTTGTCGATTAGAGAAACTGATGTCTGGAACGCACAAGAAGGTCAAAACGAAATCCGACCTATACTGAAATTGAGTTATGATAACTTGTCGCCTCACTTGAAGCAATGTTTCTCTTATTGCTCAATTTTCCCCAAAGGTTGGGTGATTAAAAGGGAAACTCTGATTCATCTATGGATGGCTGAAGGTTTTCTAGACTCTTGTAATGTGGGAAAAGGAAGATATATTGAAGACGTAGCAGATGCGTACTTTGAGAATTTGGTAGGGAGCTCATTTCTGGATGCTGCGGAAAAGAGTTTACTGGGTAACATAAAGACGTGTAAGATGCACGATCTCGTCCATgatcttgcaaaagatgttgctGGGAATCAGGAAGTGGCGTCTCTCAAGGTGAGTGAGCTGAATGATAATACTTCTAAAATACGTCGGTTACAGTTAATATTGGATGTAGATTTATCAGCAACATCTCTGAAAAGCTTAAGCAACTCGGAGAAGTTGCGGACAGTATTTATCCCTGAAGGTTCAAAGCTGGATCCTTTTATGTTGTCAGAAAATAATCAGTACTTGCGTATCTTACATGTGGAACGTGGTTCACCAATTGCTATTGGTCGTCTAGAGTGGCGTTCCTTGAGTGTGCTAAAACATTTAAGGTACCTCCGCCTTTCCTGTCTTAGTCTTAGGGAAGTAAAGAATGATCAGTCCATTAGTAAGCTTTATAATCTGGAGACATTGGTATTGAATATCATTTCCGATGTTCAAAGTCCTCTGTCAAACATTCAATCACTAAAAAAACTAAGATATCTTGAAGTCTCACAGACGGATATGGTAGAACTACCTGATTCCGTAACAAGTCTTTCTAATTTGCAGACATTGGATCTCAATAATTGCTATTTGAAAGTTATTCCTGACTCAATTTCTGGTCTGAAAAATCTAAGATTTCTAAATTTGTCATTCAATCGTATTGAGGAATTACCTATTTCTATCATCACCCTCTCCAATTTGGAAACATTAGATGTCAACAGCTGCAAAAAATTAAAAGCCTTACCAGAGTCAGTGAAAGGTCTTTCTAGATTGAGGATATTTGTTCTCAAAAACTGTCCATTACTTAAAGAATTACCCGAAGATCTTGGAACGTTAACTCAGTTAAGATACCTTAGCTTAGAGGGTACTCAGATCAGAGTATTACCAGAGTCTTGTGTTAACCTCAACAATATTGAGTATGTGAATCTTTCCGAGTGTGAGgttcccatatatgtcaaaaattGGACAAATCTTAGAGAATTTTCTTCCGAATCGGGAAATATATTGGGTGCAGGCGACCTGATTTTCCTTGAAAGGTTGGTTTACTCGGTGCCGAAAAAATATACTATAAATGAAGCTGAACGTAACGTCGGTATTGAAGAGTTGAGTAATCTAAACTTTCTTCAGGAGTTATCTATTTATAATCTTGAAAATGTGGAAGACCCAGCTGATGCTGAGAGCGCAAATTTGAAAGGAAAACAGAATCTTCATGAATTATTTCTACATTGGTCGTCGAATTCTTCTCAACGTCCTGCTGAAGTATTTGAAGCTCTCCAACCTCCCACTTGTTTGAGGAAGTTGAATATAATGAACTTCAGGGGGCAGGTCTTTCCCGATTGGATGTGTGTTCCATCTGGTCTTCCAAATTTGGTGCTGTTGGCTCTTTTTAATTGCGCAGGAATAAAAACACTTCCAGATATTGGTGGATTTCCTTCCTTGATTGAACTGCGTATCATTAATATGTTCCTTCTAGAAGAATTTCGTTATTCATGTGCTTCTCTTCAGGATCTGACGATTAGAGACTGCAAAAGTTTAACAGAAATCCCTTCGTTTCCTTCTCTGGCGAAATTGCTATTAGATAAGGTCGACCTCAAGTTAGTATGCTCAGTTGGGAGAAGCCAGACATCTCTCACGGAGCTACAATTGTTTAATATTGAGGATCTTATATACTTCCCAGTAAGCATACTCGAAAACAATTCTAATCTTCGTAATCTGGTATTTAAAGAGTGCAATCAGTTAAAAGGCTTTGGTGTAAATGAGAATGGACTTCTCTTCAAAAACACAATTCTTGGCTCTCTTCAGATATTGGTTTTGATTGATTGTCCAGATCTTAAGTTTCTTCCAGATTTTCGAGGATGGACTTCTCTTCGGGTATTACTCATCTTCAATTGCCCCCAAGTGAAGGAATCTTTAACCTATGATCTCAAATCCCTCTCCTTTCTTCAAACATTGCGTGTTGATTTTATTCAAAGAGACGAGCAGCTCGGAGATCCATCTACTTGGGAGGACTTGATTAATTTGCTGGATAAGTCCTACTTATAG
- the LOC113329548 gene encoding glutamate dehydrogenase 2-like has protein sequence MNALAATNRNFRRAARILGLDSKLEKSLLIPYREIKVECTIPKDDGSLATFVGFRVQHDNARGPMKGGIRYHPEVDPDEVNALAQLMTWKTAVADIPYGGAKGGIGCSPKELSLSELERLTRVFTQKIHDLIGVHTDIPAPDMGTNAQTMAWILDEYSKFHGHSPAIVTGKPIDLGGSLGREAATGRGVVFATEALLNEYGQTITDLKFAIQGFGNVGYWAAKLIHERGGKVVAVSDITGAVQNPNGLDISALIKHKEATGSLKDFQGGDSMDANELLVHDCDVLIPCALGGVLHKGNAGDVKAKYIIEAANHPTDPDADEILSKKGVIILPDIYANGGGVTVSYFEWVQNIQGFMWDEEKVNNELQRYMTRSFRDIKAMCQTHNCDFRMGAFTLGVNRVARATVLRGWEA, from the exons atgaatgcatTAGCAGCTACTAATAGGAATTTCAGAAGGGCTGCTAGAATCCTTGGATTAGATTCTAAACTTGAAAAGAGTCTTTTGATTCCTTACAGAGAGATCAAA gTGGAATGTACAATTCCTAAAGATGATGGAAGTTTAGCTACATTTGTTGGGTTCAGGGTTCAACATGATAATGCTCGTGGTCCAATGAAAGGAGGGATTCGTTACCATCCTGAG GTTGATCCGGATGAGGTTAATGCTCTAGCTCAACTTATGACATGGAAAACAGCCGTAGCAGATATTCCATATGGTGGAGCAAAGGGTGGAATTGGTTGTTCACCAAAGGAATTGAGTTTAAGTGAATTGGAACGTCTTACGCGTGTTTTCACTCAAAAGATTCATGATCTTATTGGGGTTCACACGGACATTCCTGCACCTGACATGGGAACTAATGCACAG ACAATGGCATGGATTTTGGATGAGTACTCTAAATTTCATGGTCACTCTCCGGCAATTGTTACAGGAAAGCCAATT GACCTCGGCGGATCACTAGGCAGAGAAGCTGCCACAGGACGAGGGGTTGTATTTGCAACAGAGGCTTTGCTCAATGAATATGGACAGACTATTACAGATTTGAAATTCGCCATCCAG GGGTTCGGTAATGTGGGTTACTGGGCTGCAAAGCTTATTCATGAGCGAGGTGGTAAGGTTGTTGCTGTAAGTGACATCACTGGTGCAGTTCAAAATCCAAACGGCCTTGATATATCCGCTTTGATTAAGCACAAAGAGGCTACGGGTAGTCTAAAGGATTTCCAAGGTGGAGATTCTATGGATGCTAATGAATTGCTTGTCCATGACTGTGATGTTCTCATTCCCTGTGCTCTTGGCGGTGTTCTTCACAA GGGCAATGCTGGAGATGTGAAGGCCAAGTACATCATAGAAGCGGCAAATCACCCTACTGATCCTGATGCGGACGAG ATTCTAAGCAAGAAAGGAGTTATCATACTTCCTGACATATATGCAAATGGTGGAGGTGTGACTGTCAGCTATTTTGAATGGGTTCAG AACATTCAAGGCTTCATGTGGGATGAAGAAAAGGTTAACAACGAGCTTCAAAGGTACATGACAAGATCTTTCCGCGACATCAAGGCAATGTGCCAAACCCACAATTGCGATTTCCGAATGGGTGCCTTCACATTAGGAGTAAATCGGGTTGCACGTGCCACTGTCTTAAGAGGTTGGGAAGCCTAA
- the LOC113330192 gene encoding tetratricopeptide repeat domain-containing protein PYG7, chloroplastic-like, whose product MISTSINPDIHPRIILCSSFSRTHSTNTTSSSSSMLSSSSSFLSGKLLSFSPLRKKLLYSINHHHEHISAALHNNIFRLEKMKCLVSTSHRGDFSQDFVVNEDNGSTNIPLTWTPACAAISWLGSAEAAHSSEEMRFNSVYEVGELFELGIQLSYLLLLLGLLGAGTFFVIRQVIVRRELDLSAKELQEQIRSGDASATELFELGAVMLRRKFYPAAIKYLQQAISKWDGDDQDLAQVHNALGVSYIRDEKLEKGINQFETAVRIQPGYVTAWNNLGDAYEKKKDLKAALKAFEEVLLFDPNNKLARPRRDALKERVQMYKGIPMKSSKKK is encoded by the exons ATGATTAGTACAAGCATTAACCCAGACATTCATCCCAGGATTATCTTATGCTCATCTTTCTCAAGAACTCATAGTACTAAtactacatcatcatcatcatcaatgttatcttcatcttcatcatttctTTCTGGAAAGCTGCTTTCGTTCTCTCCACTCAGAAAAAAACTCCTCTACTCCATTAATCATCATCATGAACACATCTCTGCTGCTCTTCATAATAAT ATATTCCGATTGGAGAAGATGAAATGTTTAGTTTCAACCAGTCATCGTGGAG ATTTCTCTCAGGACTTTGTAGTCAACGAGGATAATGGAAGTACCAATATACCATTGACGTGGACACCTGCATGTGCCGCAATATCATGGTTGGGTTCTGCAGAAGCAGCACACTCCAGTGAAGAGATGAGATTCAACTCAGTGTACGAGGTTGGGGAGCTATTTGAATTGGGAATTCAGTTATCGTACTTGCTATTACTATTAGGTTTACTTGGGGCTGGTACGTTCTTTGTGATTCGTCAAGTCATTGTTCGTAGAGAGCTGGATCTTTCCGCCAAAGAATTGCAG GAGCAAATACGAAGTGGTGATGCTAGTGCTACTGAGCTCTTTGAACTTGGTGCAGTGATGTTGAGAAGGAAGTTCTACCCAGCTGCAATAAAATATTTGCAACAAGCAATCTCGAAATGGGATGGAGACGATCAGGATCTTGCACAG GTTCACAATGCCCTTGGTGTTAGCTACATCCGTGATGAAAAGCTCGAGAAGGGAATCAATCAGTTTGAGACTGCTGTAAGGATACAACCTGGTTATGTTACAGCATGGAACAACCTGGGTGATGCATACGAGAAGAAGAAAGACTTGAAAGCTGCTCTTAAGGCTTTTGAAGAAGTTTTACTTTTCGATCCTAACAACAAGCTGGCACGGCCTAGGAGAGATGCTTTGAAGGAACGCGTGCAAATGTACAAGGGAATTCCAATgaaatcatccaaaaagaagtaa